The DNA segment GCATGCTTAGTGCGAGTTGCCCGAATCCCGCTCTCCCTGGTCATCGGCACCCCCTCCGGTCTGACACCATGGAGGGCATGGGTCAGCCGGAAAGCCGCGAAGAGGAGCCTCCTCAGCTGCCTCCGGGACAACGGTTGCAGCGGGGCTGGCCGGTGACGCATTACGGCCCGGTGCCGAAGTTCCGCGCCGAACGCTGGGAGTTCCGGGCATTCGGCGCCACCGCCGACGGCGAGAAACACTGCTGGTCGCACGAGGAATTCACGGCACTGCCGTACACCACGGTCGTTGCCGATATGCACTGCGTGACGAAATTCAGCATGCTGGGAGCCGAATGGGGCGGGGTGCGCACCCGGACGATCCTGGAACTCGCGCCGCCGGCTCCCGATGTCACCCACGTCATGGTGTGGGCCGAGTACGGCTTCAGCTCGAATGTGCGCATCGAGGATTTCGCCGCCGACAACTGCCTCTTCGCCACCCACCGCTCGGGTGAGCTGCTCACCGCGGAGCACGGCTTCCCGGTGCGCCTGATCGTTCCGCACCTGTACGCCTGGAAGGGCCCCAAGTGGGTCCGCGGCATCGAATACATGCGGGCCGACCGCCGCGGCTTCTGGGAGGAGCGCGGCTACCACAACCTGGGCGACCCCTGGCAGGAGCAGCGCTACTCGTACCAGGAAGAGCCCGGGGACGGCCCCGAGCTCTGATCCCGGCATCCGCGGGGCGGGGCTCAGTGCCCGCGCAGCTCCTTGAGCCGGGCCACGTCCGCCGCGTGCCCCTCCTTGCCGCCGGGGGTCTCGACCACCAGCGGCACCCCCTCCGTCGCCGGGTGGCGGAACAGCTCACCGAACGGCTCCGCACCGAGGTGCCCCGCGCCGATGTTCTCGTGCCTGTCCTTGTGGGCGCCCACGACATCCTTGGAGTCATTGGCGTGGATCAGCTTCAGCCGCCCCTCGCCGGCCACCTCCACCAGCTCGTCCAGCAGCGCCTTCATGCCGCCCGGCGCCGCCATGTCGTGCCCGGCCGCGAACGCGTGACAGGTGTCGAGGCAGATCCCCACCCTGGGGTGCCGGTCCAGCGCCTCGAAGTACGGGCCGAGATCCTCCGCCAGCGCACACAGCGACGCCCCCTGCCCGGCCGTCGGCTCCAGCAGCAGCCAGGGGTCGTCCGCGTGCGTCAGCTCGTCGAGCAACGGCAGCATCCGCTCCCTGACCTGCGCCATCGCCGTCTCGCGCGGCCGCCCGCCGGTCGCCGAACCGGTGTGCACGACCACGCCCAGTGCGCCGATCTCCCGGCCGCGGCGCAGCGAGTGGCGCAGCGACGCCACCGACTTGTCGACGGTCGCCCCGGTGTGCGAACCGAAGTTGATCAGATACGGCGCATGGACGTACGCCGGGATCCCCTCCTCGGCGCAGGCCGCCCGGAACGCCTCGTCCTGCTCGGGGCTGCCGGGCAGCGTGGCCCAGCCGCGCGGGTTGGCCACGAAGACCTGGACGACCTCGTCGCCCATCTCGCGGGCGTAGGGAAGGCCGGTCTTCGCCAGGCCGCCGGCCACCGGGACATGGCCGCCGACCGGGTTGCGTGCACGGGCGCGCCGCTCGGCGCCCTCGGGGGAGGTACTCACCCTCCCAGGGTGCCAGGTGCCCCGCGCCCGCCGGACGGCGGCCGCGGGGCACCGGTGGCGCGGCCTACAGCCCGCCGTCGAGCTCGATGGTGATCCTGCCGCCCTTCGGCGCCTTCTTGCCGGGCTCGACGGACTGAGTGTCGACCGTGTCCTTCGGGAAGAAGAACGGCTTCTTCACCTCGACCTGGAAGCCCAGGTCCGTCAGCTGCCTCTTGGCGTCGTCGACGTTCTTGCCGGTGACGTTCGGGACGGCGATCATCTCCGGGCCCTTGGACAGCGTGAGGGTGATCGTGTCGCCCTTGCCGCGCGTCTGGCCCTCGGCCGGGTTCTGCCGGGCGACGGTGCCCTTGTCCTGGGTGGAGTAGACCGGCTCGTCGGCGAACCGCACCTGGAAGCCGGCCTCCCGCAGTGTGTTCGCCGCGTCCGCCCGGTCGCTGCCGAGGACGCCCGGCACATCGACGGCGCTGCCACGGCTGACCGTCAGCCCCACCGCGGTGTCCGGCCGCCGCTTGGTGCCGCCGGCCGGGTCCGTACGGATCACCGAGCCCTTGGCGACCTCGTCGCTGAACTCCCGGTTCACGGTGCCCGGGATCAGCCCCCGGTCGCGCAGCTTGCGCTTGGCGTCCGCGAACGGCGTGCCCGACAGGTCGGGCACGGAGACGATGTCCGGACCGCGCGAGACGGTGAGGGTGACCGTGCCCGTGCCGCGGATCCGCTTGCCGTTCGCCGGGTCGGTCTTCATGATGTGGCCGCGCTCCACGTTCGAGCTGAAGCCGCGCACCACCTTCACCCCCAGACCCTCGTCCCGCAGGGTCTTCTCGGCCTTGGCCTGCGGCATGTCCAGCACCGCGGGGACGGTCGTGAACTGACCGGAGGTGACGTACCAGACGCCCGTGCCGACCCCGAGGACCAGCAGGACCGCCGCGACGACCGTGACGAGCCGCCGCCGGAGCAGCCCGCCCCGGGGCGGCGCCTCCTCGGCGGGCACCGGACGCAGCCGGGTGGTCCGCTCGGACTCCTGCGGCACCTCCAGACGGCTGGTGCGGTTCAGCTCCGCCCCGGTGTCGCCCGGCAGCTGCCCGCCCGCGGTGCGCGGTATCACGTCTGTCGGCTCCGAACCGTCGCCCGCGGCCACCGTCCTCGCCTCCGGCGGCACGATGTCCAGCTGGGCGTCGGACAGCTGCGCACGGGCCTCCTGCGCCCGGAAGAGCAGCGCCACCGCGTCCTGCGGACGCAGCTGCGGATCGCGGGCACAGGCCAGCGCGACCAGCTCGTCCAGCTGCGGCGCGAGGCCGGGCACCAGGCCCGACGGCGGCAGCACGTCCTCGTGGAGATGCTGGTAGAGGATCTGTGCCACGGTGCCACCGGTGTGCGGCTTGCCGCCGGTCAGCATCTCGTAGAGCACCACACCGCAGGCGTACACATCGACCCGGGCGTCCGCGGTGCCGTGCTCCAGCTGCTCCGGGGCGAGGTAGGAGACGGTGCCCAGCACGGAGCCCGTCGAGGCGGTGGTGTTGGTGTCCACCGCGCGCACCAGACCGAAGTCGGCGACCTTCACCCGGCCGTCGTCGCCGATCAGGACGTTCTCCGGCTTCATGTCGCGGTGCACCAGCCCCGCGCGGTGCGCGGCCCCCAGAGCGGCCAGGATCGGCTCCAGGACGTCCAGCGCCGCCCGCGGCTGCAGGGCGCCCCGCTCGCGCAGCACGTCGCGCAGCGTGCAGCCGGCGACGTACTCCATGGCCAGATACACGTACGTACCGTCCGTGCCCTGGTCGAAGACGCCCACCACATTCGGATGCGACAGCCGCGCCACCGACTTCGCCTCCCGGATGAAGCGCTCCACGAACGCCTCGTCCGTGGCGAGCCCCGGGTGCATCACCTTCAGCGCGAGCACCCGGTCGAGCCGGGTGTCCACGGCCTGATAGACCGTGGCCATGCCGCCTGCGGCGATGCGCGCCTGGACACGGTAGCGGCCGTCGAGCAGCTGGCCCACGAGCGGGTCCTGAAGGGTGGTATCCACGGGAGACGAGTCTAACGTTCCGCTGCGCTTGGCTTTTGGCCCACGTTTTTGGCTTTCCCGCCGTGGTTGTTGCTCGCCGTGTTTCGCCCGCTGGCGCGGTGCGCTCGGCGTGGCGCCTGGCGGCGGGCGGGGTCCGCTGCGCGGGGCTGTCGGGGTGCGGTGACGGGCCTGCGCGGGTGGGGGTGTCCGGACTGCTTCGCTTTACGTCCGGACACCCCCACCCGCTCCGGCCCGTCCCCTCCCGTGGGTGGGTGGGAAAGACGGTCGGTGGGGGTGGACCTCGGTGGTCCGGTGCGCGTTGTGGACGTGGGGAAACGGCCGTGGGCATAGGGAAAGGGCTGCGGCGCAGGGAGTTGGCTGTGATCGACGCCCGCCCCCACCCACCTGTACTCACTCTCCCCACGGGAGGGGACGGGCCGGAGGGGCCTGGTGTGTGGACGTAAAGCGAAGCAGTCCACACACCAGGCCCCGGAGGTCCGTCACCGCACCCACAGCCCCGCGCAGCGGACCCCGCCCGCCGCAGGCGCCCCGGCGAGCGCACCGCGCCAGCGGGCGAAACACGGCGAGAAGAACCCACGGCGGGAAAGACAAAAACGTGGGAGGCCCCTTAGAACGCTGGCCGCTCGGGGTCGAACTCCGGCATTCCCTGCGTCGGGGATGACGCCAGGGCGAAGTGACGTCGTGGGATGCGCCCCGCGCAAAACGCCAGGCGGCCCGCCGTGACCGCGTACCGCATGGCCGAGGCCATGAGTTCGGGTTCCTGGGCGCGGGTCACGGCGGAGGCCAGCATGACCGCGGCGCAGCCGAGTTCCATGGCCTGGGAGACGTCCGAGGCGGTTCCGGCGCCCGCGTCGAGGATGACGGGGACGCCGGCCCGTTCGGTGATCAGCTGGAAGTTGTGGGGGTTGCGGATGCCCAGGCCGGAGCCGATCGGTGAGCCCAGGGGCATGATCGCGGCGCAGCCCACGTCCTCCAGCTTGCGGGCCAGTACGGGGTCGTCGTTGGTGTAGGGCAGCACCGTGAAGCCGTCGTCGACGAGGGTCTCGGCGGCGTCCAGCAGCTCGATGGGGTCGGGCAGAAGGGTGCGCTCGTCGGCGACGACCTCCAGCTTGACCCAGTCGGTGCCGAGCGCTTCGCGGGCGAGCCGGGCCGTGAGCACCGCTTCGCCGGCGGTGAAGCAGCCCGCGGTGTTCGGCAGCACCTTGATCTTGTGCCGTTCCAGTACGGACAGCACGGAGCCCTGCACGGTCGGGTCCAGGCGCCGCATGGCGACGGTGGTCAGCTCCGTGCCGGAGGCGAGCAGGGCGCGCTCCAGGACGTCGAGGCTGGGCGCGCCGCCGGTTCCCATGATCAGGCGGGAGCCGAAGGTGGTGCCGGCGAGGGTGAGGGGGTCGCGGTCCGGGGCGGGGCCGCTGTCGGGGGCGGGGGCGGTGTCCTTGAGCGTGGTGGTGTCGGGCATGGCGGCGGATCAGCCTCCCTGGACCGCGGTGAGGACCTCGACGCGGTCGCCGTCGCCGAGGGGGGTGGCCGCCCACTGGGCGCGGGGCACCACGACGTCGTTGACCGCCGCGGCCACCCCGGTGGGTGCCTGGGAGAGGGTGGCGACGAGCCGGTCGAGGGTCAGTCCGCCGGGGACCTCGCGGGCCTGCCCGTTGACGGACACCGAGACGGGAGGGGCGGACGGGGCGGCGTTCATACGGGCTGCTCCTGGGGGGCACGGGTGCGCTCGGGGCCCGGGGCGGCGGGGGAGAAGCGCGCGGGGGAGAAGGGGCGGGCCTCTTCGGGGAGGAGGCCGGTGGCGAGTACCTCGGCCATCGCGTCACCGGTGACGGGGGTGAGCAGCACTCCGTTGCGGAAGTGGCCGGTGGCCAGGTGGAGGCCG comes from the Streptomyces angustmyceticus genome and includes:
- a CDS encoding sulfite oxidase-like oxidoreductase, with protein sequence MEGMGQPESREEEPPQLPPGQRLQRGWPVTHYGPVPKFRAERWEFRAFGATADGEKHCWSHEEFTALPYTTVVADMHCVTKFSMLGAEWGGVRTRTILELAPPAPDVTHVMVWAEYGFSSNVRIEDFAADNCLFATHRSGELLTAEHGFPVRLIVPHLYAWKGPKWVRGIEYMRADRRGFWEERGYHNLGDPWQEQRYSYQEEPGDGPEL
- a CDS encoding deoxyribonuclease IV, with product MSTSPEGAERRARARNPVGGHVPVAGGLAKTGLPYAREMGDEVVQVFVANPRGWATLPGSPEQDEAFRAACAEEGIPAYVHAPYLINFGSHTGATVDKSVASLRHSLRRGREIGALGVVVHTGSATGGRPRETAMAQVRERMLPLLDELTHADDPWLLLEPTAGQGASLCALAEDLGPYFEALDRHPRVGICLDTCHAFAAGHDMAAPGGMKALLDELVEVAGEGRLKLIHANDSKDVVGAHKDRHENIGAGHLGAEPFGELFRHPATEGVPLVVETPGGKEGHAADVARLKELRGH
- the pknB gene encoding Stk1 family PASTA domain-containing Ser/Thr kinase translates to MDTTLQDPLVGQLLDGRYRVQARIAAGGMATVYQAVDTRLDRVLALKVMHPGLATDEAFVERFIREAKSVARLSHPNVVGVFDQGTDGTYVYLAMEYVAGCTLRDVLRERGALQPRAALDVLEPILAALGAAHRAGLVHRDMKPENVLIGDDGRVKVADFGLVRAVDTNTTASTGSVLGTVSYLAPEQLEHGTADARVDVYACGVVLYEMLTGGKPHTGGTVAQILYQHLHEDVLPPSGLVPGLAPQLDELVALACARDPQLRPQDAVALLFRAQEARAQLSDAQLDIVPPEARTVAAGDGSEPTDVIPRTAGGQLPGDTGAELNRTSRLEVPQESERTTRLRPVPAEEAPPRGGLLRRRLVTVVAAVLLVLGVGTGVWYVTSGQFTTVPAVLDMPQAKAEKTLRDEGLGVKVVRGFSSNVERGHIMKTDPANGKRIRGTGTVTLTVSRGPDIVSVPDLSGTPFADAKRKLRDRGLIPGTVNREFSDEVAKGSVIRTDPAGGTKRRPDTAVGLTVSRGSAVDVPGVLGSDRADAANTLREAGFQVRFADEPVYSTQDKGTVARQNPAEGQTRGKGDTITLTLSKGPEMIAVPNVTGKNVDDAKRQLTDLGFQVEVKKPFFFPKDTVDTQSVEPGKKAPKGGRITIELDGGL
- a CDS encoding thiazole synthase yields the protein MGTGGAPSLDVLERALLASGTELTTVAMRRLDPTVQGSVLSVLERHKIKVLPNTAGCFTAGEAVLTARLAREALGTDWVKLEVVADERTLLPDPIELLDAAETLVDDGFTVLPYTNDDPVLARKLEDVGCAAIMPLGSPIGSGLGIRNPHNFQLITERAGVPVILDAGAGTASDVSQAMELGCAAVMLASAVTRAQEPELMASAMRYAVTAGRLAFCAGRIPRRHFALASSPTQGMPEFDPERPAF
- the thiS gene encoding sulfur carrier protein ThiS, producing the protein MNAAPSAPPVSVSVNGQAREVPGGLTLDRLVATLSQAPTGVAAAVNDVVVPRAQWAATPLGDGDRVEVLTAVQGG